Proteins co-encoded in one Hyalangium ruber genomic window:
- a CDS encoding ribonuclease R family protein: protein MSQPASSLGASSSPRPATGRVDVHPRGFGFLVVQPPPSGEVLSAFIPPPELASFLADDVVTATVSQGADGRWSASGLSLLQRPRQEVYGEVVLRKGATYLRIDREVASSDWPLEPGGVEVQHGDAVVARVAEGKVVLTRKLEPGADRSIERVIARHGLHRDFPAEVLEAARSARALPHETGARRDLRAVPTVTVDAPSTRDIDDAISVLPAGADGALRLLVSIADVAQFVTEGSALDAAARERATSVYLAGHVLPMLPEELSAHWLSLVPSEERLCLTVELRIDPEGRVTAADVYESIIRSWARLNYDEVADFLDKGMVSAPMEPVRDVMPWFRAAAARLEVARAGRGGIEMAREEARFTFDTETGQVSGIQNVRPTSAHKMIERFMVAANEAIGEWMLARGLPGLFRVQDEPDPLRVADLAAFAHHSGFAAGFGGRLTPLALGAFDRQISGCTAEPALRSVLRRSLGSARYTGVPSGHFGLAARWYLHFTSPIRRYADLVVHRTLKKYLRGHRDFLNPDPAVEQLATHINTRARAASRAEQDRHRVLEARLMASHVGKVYAARITRVKPFGLLVQLDDLLVEGVVPTDSLKGGPFQPDARETSLVGPKRTFTIGMMIQLKVVSTDEVLGRIEFSIVE from the coding sequence ATGTCTCAGCCCGCTTCCTCCCTAGGCGCTTCCTCCTCCCCACGTCCTGCGACCGGCCGGGTGGATGTCCATCCGCGAGGCTTCGGCTTTCTGGTGGTTCAGCCCCCGCCTTCCGGGGAAGTCCTGTCGGCCTTCATCCCTCCGCCGGAGCTGGCCTCGTTCCTGGCCGATGACGTGGTGACGGCCACGGTGAGCCAGGGCGCGGACGGCCGGTGGTCGGCCAGCGGGCTGTCGCTGCTCCAGCGCCCGCGCCAGGAGGTCTACGGCGAGGTGGTGCTGCGCAAGGGCGCCACCTACCTGCGCATCGACCGGGAGGTGGCCAGCTCTGACTGGCCGCTGGAGCCGGGCGGCGTGGAGGTGCAGCACGGGGACGCCGTGGTGGCGCGCGTGGCCGAGGGCAAGGTGGTGCTCACGCGCAAGCTGGAGCCCGGCGCGGACCGCTCCATCGAGCGCGTCATCGCCCGCCATGGCCTGCACCGGGACTTCCCCGCCGAGGTCCTCGAGGCGGCGCGCTCGGCGCGGGCCCTGCCCCATGAGACGGGCGCGCGGAGGGACTTGCGCGCGGTGCCCACCGTCACGGTGGATGCGCCCTCCACGCGTGACATCGACGACGCCATCTCCGTGCTGCCGGCGGGGGCGGACGGGGCGCTGCGCCTGCTGGTGTCCATCGCGGACGTGGCGCAGTTCGTCACCGAGGGCTCGGCGCTGGACGCGGCGGCGCGCGAGCGGGCCACCAGCGTGTACCTGGCGGGCCACGTGCTGCCCATGCTCCCCGAGGAGCTCTCCGCGCACTGGCTGAGCCTGGTGCCGAGCGAGGAGCGGCTGTGCCTCACGGTGGAGCTGCGCATCGACCCCGAGGGGCGCGTCACCGCGGCGGACGTGTACGAGAGCATCATCCGCTCCTGGGCGCGGCTGAACTATGACGAGGTGGCCGACTTCCTGGACAAGGGCATGGTGTCGGCGCCCATGGAGCCGGTGCGCGACGTCATGCCGTGGTTCCGCGCGGCCGCGGCGCGGCTGGAGGTGGCGCGGGCGGGGCGCGGCGGCATCGAGATGGCCCGCGAGGAAGCCCGCTTCACCTTCGACACCGAGACGGGCCAGGTGTCCGGCATCCAGAACGTGCGGCCCACCTCCGCGCACAAGATGATCGAGCGCTTCATGGTGGCCGCCAACGAGGCCATCGGAGAGTGGATGCTGGCCCGCGGCCTGCCGGGCCTGTTCCGCGTGCAGGACGAGCCGGATCCGCTGCGAGTAGCGGACCTGGCGGCGTTCGCGCACCACTCCGGCTTCGCGGCGGGCTTCGGCGGCCGGCTCACCCCGCTGGCGCTGGGGGCGTTCGATCGGCAGATCTCCGGATGTACCGCGGAGCCCGCCCTGCGCTCGGTGCTGCGGCGCTCGCTGGGCTCGGCGCGCTACACGGGGGTGCCTTCTGGACACTTCGGGTTGGCGGCGCGCTGGTACCTGCACTTCACCTCGCCCATCCGCCGGTACGCGGACCTGGTCGTACACCGCACGCTCAAGAAGTACCTGCGTGGCCACCGCGACTTCCTCAACCCCGACCCTGCCGTGGAGCAGCTCGCCACCCACATCAACACGCGCGCCCGCGCCGCCTCGCGCGCCGAGCAGGACCGCCACCGCGTGCTGGAGGCGCGGCTGATGGCCTCTCACGTGGGCAAGGTCTACGCCGCCCGCATCACCCGCGTGAAGCCCTTCGGCCTGCTGGTGCAGTTGGACGATTTGCTGGTCGAGGGCGTGGTGCCCACCGACTCGCTCAAGGGCGGCCCCTTCCAGCCCGACGCGCGAGAGACGTCCCTGGTGGGCCCCAAGCGCACCTTCACCATCGGCATGATGATCCAGCTGAAGGTGGTCTCCACCGACGAAGTGCTCGGCCGTATCGAGTTCTCAATCGTCGAGTAG
- a CDS encoding ATP-binding protein, translated as MPIRSSITIKLIGYLLAVSVAPLLVFGVVTYDVARGTIVSLASDYNARLLDNQRDYLLLQSEQVASLATNIAGVEDISTALAAAEAGDSYSALATQARVGYILSGYSSLKGLVSIDLFTPQGRHFHVGDTLDTSAVQTELWERLYRDTLASPRSIVWHGVEDNVNATSDHRKVLVATRLLRRVVPEQPEPEPVGIVVINSSTDSLHEHFRRLDVGADGYLMVTDSQGRLLFHPDKQLIGQPLLPEFRALLSGEKGTVALQLGGEDVLLNHLRVAEMNWHVISVLPQASLTAPMSRIGGTGLVVLLACFVVIGLVAVRYSRRVVGPIRAISEGFRHIQQDRLEDVHPLPPSASQDEIGKMVAWFNASLENLNARRRSEEELRQAKESAEQANRSKSEFLANMSHEIRTPMNAILGMTQLALEAESLAQRRDFIFKASRSAQSLLGILNDILDFSKIEAGRLELERVPVSLEELFSELSDTFSSTAQDKGLALRFEGAPCLPTELRGDPLRLRQVLQNLIGNALKFTSAGEVVVRVEKLSEEAHGVGCRFSVRDTGIGITAQQLPRLFQSFFQADSSVTRKYGGTGLGLAISKRLVELMGGQIGVDSEYGQGSCFWFQLPLAKALPGEERAEPRVPPAHLRGARLLLVEDNRLNQEVAIHFLRRAGVGVDVATQGAEALERLARGAYDAVLMDCHMPLMDGYEATRRIRAMPGLSELPIIAMTANALEGDRERSLAAGMNDHLSKPIDAQKLYQTLGRWLAQRSRQEASPRVPSDVGDSRKLEQPDPRHVNMEGALLNLDGDVGLYRKVAELFLGEAPNYLEQLRVASTRGDSEAAIRAVHNLKSLAASVGAHSLRDHARALESAAKAAEAPGLVGVSPAFEQELARVLATLQGFLGARSE; from the coding sequence GTGCCGATCCGCTCCTCCATCACCATCAAGCTGATCGGCTACCTGCTGGCCGTCAGCGTCGCGCCGCTGCTGGTCTTCGGCGTCGTCACCTATGACGTCGCGCGCGGCACCATCGTCAGCCTCGCCAGCGACTACAACGCGCGCCTGCTGGACAACCAACGCGACTACCTGCTGCTCCAGTCCGAGCAGGTGGCCAGCCTCGCCACCAACATCGCCGGCGTCGAGGACATCAGCACCGCGCTGGCCGCCGCGGAGGCCGGAGACAGCTACTCCGCCTTGGCCACCCAGGCCCGGGTGGGCTACATCCTGAGCGGCTACAGCAGCCTCAAGGGGCTGGTCTCCATCGACCTGTTCACGCCCCAAGGCCGCCACTTCCACGTCGGCGACACCCTGGACACCTCCGCCGTCCAGACCGAGCTGTGGGAGCGGCTCTACCGCGACACCCTCGCCTCCCCGCGGTCCATCGTCTGGCATGGCGTGGAGGACAACGTCAACGCCACCTCCGACCACCGCAAGGTGCTCGTCGCCACCCGGCTGCTCAGGCGTGTCGTGCCCGAACAGCCAGAGCCCGAGCCGGTGGGCATCGTCGTCATCAACTCCTCGACCGACTCGCTGCACGAGCACTTCCGACGCCTCGATGTGGGCGCTGACGGCTACCTCATGGTCACCGACAGCCAGGGGCGCCTGCTCTTCCATCCCGACAAGCAGCTCATCGGCCAGCCCCTGCTGCCCGAGTTCCGCGCGCTGCTGAGCGGGGAGAAGGGCACGGTGGCGCTGCAGCTCGGCGGAGAGGATGTCCTGCTCAACCACCTGCGCGTGGCCGAGATGAACTGGCACGTCATCAGCGTCCTGCCCCAGGCCAGCCTCACGGCCCCCATGTCCCGCATTGGCGGCACCGGCCTGGTCGTGCTGCTGGCCTGCTTCGTCGTCATCGGCCTGGTGGCCGTGCGCTACTCCCGGCGCGTGGTGGGGCCCATCCGCGCCATCTCCGAGGGCTTCCGCCACATCCAGCAGGACCGGCTCGAAGATGTCCACCCGCTGCCACCCTCCGCCAGCCAGGACGAGATCGGCAAGATGGTGGCCTGGTTCAACGCCTCCCTGGAGAACCTCAACGCCCGCAGGCGCTCGGAGGAGGAGCTGCGTCAGGCCAAGGAGTCCGCCGAGCAGGCCAACCGCTCCAAGAGCGAGTTCCTGGCCAACATGAGCCATGAGATTCGCACGCCGATGAACGCCATCCTCGGCATGACGCAGCTCGCGCTCGAGGCCGAGTCCCTGGCGCAACGGCGCGACTTCATCTTCAAGGCCAGCCGCTCGGCCCAGTCCCTGCTCGGCATCCTCAACGACATCCTCGACTTCTCGAAGATCGAAGCCGGCAGGCTCGAGCTCGAGCGCGTGCCGGTGTCGCTGGAGGAGCTCTTCTCGGAGCTCTCCGACACCTTCTCCAGCACCGCCCAGGACAAGGGGCTCGCGCTGCGCTTCGAGGGGGCACCCTGTCTGCCCACCGAACTCCGCGGCGATCCGCTGCGGCTGCGGCAGGTACTCCAGAACCTGATCGGCAATGCCCTCAAGTTCACCAGCGCGGGCGAAGTCGTGGTCCGCGTGGAGAAGCTGTCCGAGGAGGCCCACGGCGTGGGGTGCAGGTTCTCCGTGCGCGATACCGGCATTGGAATCACCGCGCAGCAGCTGCCCCGGCTCTTCCAGTCCTTCTTCCAGGCCGACAGCTCGGTGACGCGCAAGTACGGCGGCACCGGCCTGGGCCTCGCCATCAGCAAGCGCCTCGTCGAGCTGATGGGCGGACAGATTGGCGTCGACAGCGAGTACGGCCAGGGCAGCTGCTTCTGGTTCCAGCTACCGCTCGCCAAGGCCCTGCCCGGCGAGGAGCGGGCCGAGCCGAGGGTGCCTCCCGCGCACCTGCGGGGCGCTCGGCTCCTCCTGGTCGAGGACAACCGCCTGAACCAGGAGGTGGCGATCCACTTCCTGCGCAGGGCGGGGGTGGGCGTGGACGTGGCCACCCAGGGGGCCGAGGCCCTCGAGCGCCTGGCCCGAGGCGCGTACGACGCGGTCCTGATGGATTGCCACATGCCGCTCATGGACGGCTACGAGGCCACCCGGCGCATCCGCGCCATGCCCGGCCTCTCGGAGCTGCCCATCATCGCCATGACGGCCAATGCCCTGGAAGGCGATCGCGAGCGCAGCCTGGCGGCGGGCATGAACGACCACCTCAGCAAGCCCATCGACGCCCAGAAGCTCTACCAGACGCTGGGGCGGTGGCTCGCGCAGCGCTCCAGGCAGGAGGCCAGCCCCCGTGTCCCCTCCGACGTGGGCGACTCCCGCAAGCTGGAGCAGCCCGATCCCCGGCACGTGAACATGGAGGGCGCGCTCCTCAACCTGGATGGGGACGTCGGCCTGTATCGCAAGGTGGCGGAGCTGTTCCTCGGCGAGGCCCCGAACTACCTGGAGCAGCTCCGGGTCGCGAGCACCCGAGGGGACTCGGAAGCCGCCATCCGCGCCGTCCATAACTTGAAGAGCCTGGCCGCCAGCGTGGGCGCCCACTCGCTCCGGGACCACGCGCGAGCGCTGGAGTCCGCCGCGAAGGCAGCGGAGGCGCCCGGGCTCGTGGGCGTCTCTCCCGCCTTCGAGCAGGAGCTGGCGCGGGTGCTGGCGACGCTCCAGGGCTTCCTCGGCGCTCGCTCCGAGTAG
- a CDS encoding zinc metalloprotease, with the protein MTRRFNWKSGVVAGALFAFVGCTAPESKEAEPAPAPEAQAGGRCQTADLSEAQQAEVEATLSQLRSAQALGVGSVTIPVYVHVITNGTAGAISDQMIANQITVLNNAYAGTPFKFSLVSTDRTSNSSWYTAGPGTAAETAMKTALRKGTADDLNMYFNSPGGGLLGWATFPSSYASRPKDDGVVILNTSLPGGSAVPYNEGDTATHEVGHWLGLYHTFQGGCAKQASGGDGVSDTPAEKSAAFGCPTGRDTCATIAGLDPIKNFMDYTDDSCMNQFSAGQITRMDGMWTSYRAGK; encoded by the coding sequence ATGACGCGTCGTTTCAACTGGAAGAGCGGTGTGGTGGCGGGTGCGCTGTTTGCCTTCGTGGGCTGTACGGCCCCTGAGAGCAAGGAGGCCGAGCCGGCTCCCGCTCCGGAGGCTCAGGCCGGGGGACGCTGTCAGACGGCGGATCTGAGCGAGGCGCAGCAGGCCGAGGTCGAGGCGACGCTGTCCCAGCTTCGCAGCGCGCAGGCGCTGGGCGTGGGCTCGGTGACCATTCCGGTCTACGTGCATGTGATTACCAACGGCACGGCGGGCGCCATCTCCGACCAGATGATCGCCAACCAGATCACCGTGCTGAACAACGCCTACGCGGGCACGCCGTTCAAGTTCAGCCTGGTCTCCACGGACCGCACCAGCAACTCCAGCTGGTACACCGCGGGCCCGGGCACCGCGGCCGAGACGGCGATGAAGACCGCGCTGCGCAAGGGCACCGCGGACGACCTGAACATGTACTTCAACAGCCCGGGCGGCGGCCTGCTGGGCTGGGCGACCTTCCCCTCCAGCTACGCCTCCAGGCCGAAGGATGACGGCGTGGTCATCCTCAACACCTCGCTGCCCGGCGGCAGCGCGGTCCCGTACAACGAGGGCGACACGGCCACCCACGAGGTCGGTCACTGGCTGGGCCTGTACCACACGTTCCAGGGCGGCTGCGCCAAGCAGGCCTCGGGTGGCGACGGCGTGAGCGACACCCCGGCCGAGAAGTCCGCGGCCTTCGGTTGCCCCACCGGCCGCGACACCTGCGCCACCATTGCCGGTCTGGACCCCATCAAGAACTTCATGGACTACACCGACGACAGCTGCATGAACCAGTTCAGCGCGGGGCAGATCACCCGCATGGACGGCATGTGGACGTCGTACCGCGCGGGCAAGTAA
- a CDS encoding metallophosphoesterase, giving the protein MAVLLTSACEMPSAEVPPVEPTPQEEIQEAAGPLTVTGCTPLATATTRASGDDGAGSVAANSQDDNLLTRWSGPGVGAWLQMDLGAAQTLKGAAVAWHEGNTRQNHFVISTSEDGATFTQAYAGDSALTKEAQTYAFTPERRARYVRVTVNGNTVNTWASITEARACGVPTPADSGPALPRLPYLQSVGTTSAIVAFRSGVSCTPLVRFGPGSDVSRTATATAAGWRHAVKLDNLLPGQTYSYVVEACGSVTGVRQFRTASAPTTKNVHFTAMGDFGTGGSTQAQVLKLLSQPGKAGDFVLALGDNAYSSGTEQEFQDRMFTPMAPLLRQTPIFPSLGNHEYVTSYGQPYLDNFYLPTNNPAKTERYYSFDWGPVHFVALDSTCAVLGTLDICKVAPQKTWLAQDLAATTRPWKVVFFHHPPWSSGAHGSQLTMRREFGPLLEQYGVDLVLTGHDHNYERSKAMKGDAVAPSGTKGIPYIVVGSGGAALRTFPIAQPSWTAYRNNTDVGYLDVDVNGGTLVAKFINPSGVVKDSLTLTKTLPTASAVDPVSAASMETAPGPVDDPAHAPAGLRFERKLPPADSAEDVADHDEPSQQ; this is encoded by the coding sequence ATGGCAGTGCTGCTCACCTCGGCGTGCGAGATGCCTTCCGCGGAGGTGCCTCCCGTCGAACCCACTCCCCAGGAGGAAATCCAGGAAGCCGCGGGGCCGCTCACCGTCACCGGCTGCACCCCGTTGGCGACGGCGACGACCCGCGCGAGCGGAGACGATGGGGCCGGCAGCGTGGCGGCCAATTCGCAGGACGACAACCTGTTGACGCGCTGGAGCGGTCCGGGCGTGGGTGCATGGCTCCAGATGGACCTGGGCGCCGCGCAGACGCTCAAGGGCGCGGCGGTGGCGTGGCACGAGGGCAACACGCGCCAGAACCACTTCGTCATCTCCACCTCGGAGGACGGCGCCACCTTCACCCAGGCGTATGCGGGTGACAGCGCGCTGACGAAGGAGGCGCAGACGTACGCGTTCACCCCGGAGCGGCGGGCGCGCTACGTGCGAGTCACCGTCAACGGCAACACGGTGAATACCTGGGCCTCCATCACCGAGGCGCGGGCGTGCGGCGTTCCGACGCCGGCGGACTCGGGGCCGGCGCTGCCGCGCCTGCCGTACCTGCAGAGCGTGGGCACCACGAGCGCCATCGTGGCGTTCCGCAGCGGCGTGTCGTGTACGCCCCTGGTGCGCTTCGGGCCGGGCTCGGACGTGTCCCGCACGGCGACGGCCACGGCGGCGGGCTGGCGGCACGCGGTGAAGCTGGACAACCTGCTGCCGGGGCAGACGTACAGCTACGTGGTGGAGGCGTGCGGCTCGGTGACGGGCGTGCGGCAGTTCCGCACGGCGAGCGCCCCCACCACGAAGAACGTCCACTTCACGGCGATGGGAGACTTCGGCACGGGCGGCTCGACGCAGGCGCAGGTGCTGAAGCTGCTCTCGCAGCCGGGCAAGGCGGGGGACTTCGTGCTCGCGTTGGGCGACAACGCCTACTCCTCGGGAACCGAGCAGGAGTTCCAGGACCGGATGTTCACCCCCATGGCGCCGCTGCTGCGCCAGACGCCGATCTTCCCCAGCCTGGGCAACCACGAGTACGTGACGAGCTACGGTCAGCCCTACCTGGACAACTTCTACCTGCCGACGAACAACCCGGCGAAGACCGAGCGCTACTATTCGTTCGACTGGGGTCCGGTCCACTTCGTGGCGCTGGACTCCACCTGCGCCGTGCTGGGCACGCTGGACATCTGCAAGGTGGCGCCGCAGAAGACGTGGCTGGCCCAGGACCTGGCCGCCACCACCCGGCCCTGGAAGGTGGTCTTCTTCCATCACCCGCCCTGGTCCAGCGGCGCGCACGGCTCGCAGTTGACGATGCGGCGCGAGTTCGGCCCCCTCCTGGAGCAGTACGGCGTGGACCTGGTGCTCACGGGGCATGACCACAACTACGAGCGCTCCAAGGCGATGAAGGGGGATGCCGTGGCGCCCTCGGGCACGAAGGGCATTCCCTATATCGTGGTGGGCAGCGGCGGCGCGGCCCTGCGCACCTTCCCCATCGCGCAGCCGAGCTGGACGGCGTACCGCAACAACACCGACGTGGGCTACCTGGACGTGGACGTGAACGGGGGCACGCTGGTCGCGAAGTTCATCAATCCCAGCGGCGTGGTGAAGGACAGCCTCACGCTGACCAAGACGCTGCCGACGGCCTCGGCGGTGGACCCGGTGTCGGCCGCGTCGATGGAGACGGCGCCGGGCCCGGTGGATGACCCGGCGCACGCTCCCGCGGGTCTGCGCTTCGAGCGGAAGCTGCCGCCCGCCGACAGCGCGGAGGACGTGGCGGACCACGACGAGCCGTCCCAGCAGTAA